Proteins encoded by one window of Pelmatolapia mariae isolate MD_Pm_ZW linkage group LG14, Pm_UMD_F_2, whole genome shotgun sequence:
- the nlrx1 gene encoding NLR family member X1, which produces MNLLPHRQMSHLLKTWRMWQMGMEAAPWPVSGFYCRKFTTSNSLEPDPIEIHKRKLFLWFSHLPQEEKQFGGFFSPETMHVDPLILERDAEERAGLLCSPFQTQTHCNRSVTVEQLFQHTDTWSEGRGLNVLIYGAVGTGKSTVVRKLVLDWCAGTTLSHFQLLIPFSCEDLSQLSKVTSLRDLVSRKYLHLKKHPLLSGEGNQAKDVLFLFNGMEKMQLDFRIGASELCSDPNEGLPPSVVVVNLLRKYLLPETSILITTRLSALDCIPQKYVTRYAQICGFNDPSRQRAYFTSRLLKQSDTAHNQEAQDLVELLYLNLQRESQLAAACFLPSYCWLTCATLHFLRFTNTKAPIRTLTGIYTSFLRLNFGGEVLGTGAGTNMPIQEHQSSLMLYVVRTVGKLAFEGVTNKRTSFSEAELEQWIGGKTKTDEELHQLAMFRTDVLDFFLAPSIESGKSISQDLRENNERQYVFAVPAMQEYLAALYVVLGENKSALEKLTKKVSVVIGQASEDVNALVNIFSKLIPLRIFAVFNLLKLFPKLYEKISSLNKGSIARTMAAELFRTEDSYNEDVLDQVEQNLLGVHGPQQQQYSERQPFELYPIFMGGLLHYGNRVLLQQLGCSIQSTTVAQITRAIRKHLVRELNKPQPPEELMDLLVLLYEFQNPRLTAEVLTSIRAIRLTNIRMTSLKCFILSSVLSCTPASYYLEELDLSSCLLTNDMLQMLWPAFRHTYNLNLQFNTLGPESCSLLRDLLLDPRSVIRSLKLCDNPLLESGVQILVEALPENQSLTNLSLMHTGLGDEGVLDLAKRLQQHRRLQELNVAYNNIGDDAALLLVDACREHPSIQTVHLYLNPLSKVAKQSLYARGVPRSHSGQRVKVLASVTEGTDLSENWHPILSVIRENASSWDQQRVIQQLKVFLEDLEWGRQQQQRLWKRLHFRRVEKGVRKILKMLENNLPPSKK; this is translated from the exons ATGAATCTCCTCCCCCACAG ACAGATGAGTCATCTACTCAAAACATGGAGGATGTGGCAGATGGGAATGGAGGCTGCACCCTGGCCAGTCTCTGGTTTTTACTGCAGGAAGTTTACTACCTCAAACTCTTTAGAACCAG ACCCGATAGAGATCCACAAGAGAAAACTCTTCCTATGGTTTAGCCACCTTCCTCAGGAGGAAAAACAGTTTGGAGGTTTCTTCAGCCCTGAGACCATGCATGTCGACCCACTGATCCTTGAAAGAGATGCTGAGGAGAGGGCAGGACTACTCTGCTCCCCATTCCAAACCCAAACACACTGTAATCGCTCTGTAACTGTGGAACAGCTGTTTCAGCACACTGATACCTGGAGTGAGGGCCGGGGGCTCAATGTCCTCATCTATGGTGCTGTGGGAACAGGGAAAAGTACAGTGGTCCGAAAGCTGGTGCTAGATTGGTGTGCTGGCACCACTCTGAGCCACTTTCAGCTGCTGATTCCTTTCTCTTGTGAGGACCTCAGTCAACTGTCAAA GGTTACGTCTCTAAGAGACCTGGTGAGCAGGAAGTACCTACACCTGAAAAAACACCCCCTTCTAAGTGGGGAGGGAAACCAGGCCAAGGATGTGCTCTTCCTTTTCAACGGAATGGAAAAGATGCAACTGGATTTCCGAATTGGAGCCTCAGAGCTTTGCAGTGATCCTAATGAGGGACTGCCTCCGAGTGTAGTTGTGGTAAACCTGCTAAGAAAGTATCTGTTACCTGAG ACCAGCATCTTGATTACGACAAGACTGTCTGCTTTGGACTGTATCCCTCAGAAGTATGTTACTCGTTACGCACAGATATGTGGTTTTAATGACCCATCACGCCAGCGGGCGTACTTCACCAGTCGCCTTCTAAAGCAGAGTGACACTGCACATAACCAAGAGGCCCAGGATCTTGTAGAACTGCTTTACCTCAACCTCCAGAGAGAAAGCCAACTTGCTGCTGCATGTTTCCTTCCATCGTACTGCTGGCTCACTTGTGCAACCTTACACTTTCTGCGTTTTACCAATACCAAAGCCCCCATCCGCACTCTAACTGGCATATACACAAGTTTCCTCAGGCTCAATTTTGGGGGTGAAGTGCTCGGTACAGGAGCAGGGACAAACATGCCCATTCAGGAACACCAAAGTTCTCTGATGTTATATGTTGTCCGTACAGTAGGTAAGCTTGCATTTGAAGGTGTGACAAACAAACGCACATCCTTCTCAGAAGCAGAACTAGAGCAGTGGATAGGAGGGAAGACAAAGACAGATGAGGAGCTTCATCAGCTGGCCATGTTCCGCACCGATGTACTAGACTTCTTTTTGGCTCCTTCCATAGAAAGTGGTAAATCTATATCACAAGACCTAAGGGAAAACAATGAGAGGCAGTATGTGTTTGCTGTCCCAGCCATGCAAGAATACCTGGCAGCACTCTATGTAGTTCTAGGAGAGAACAAATCCGCTCTTGAGAAGCTCACCAAGAAAGTGTCTGTGGTCATTGGTCAGGCAAGTGAGGATGTCAATGCCCTTGTTAACATCTTTTCTAAGTTAATTCCCCTCCGAATTTTTGCAGTATTCAATCTTCTTAAGCTTTTTCCAAAGCTCTATGAGAAAATCAGCAGTCTCAACAAAGGCAGTATAGCCAGAACCATGGCAGCTGAGCTGTTCCGCACTGAGGATAGCTACAACGAGGATGTCCTTGACCAGGTAGAGCAAAACCTTTTAGGAGTCCATGGCCCACAGCAACAGCAGTACAGTGAACGTCAACCTTTTGAGCTGTACCCTATCTTCATGGGTGGGCTGTTGCACTATGGTAACCGTGTGCTTCTCCAACAACTTGGCTGCAGCATTCAAAGCACCACTGTGGCCCAGATCACCCGTGCCATTAGGAAACACCTTGttagag AGCTTAACAAGCCACAACCACCAGAAGAGCTGATGGATCTGTTGGTCCTTCTATATGAGTTCCAGAACCCCAGACTGACTGCAGAGGTTCTAACTTCAATCAGAGCTATCCGCCTCACCAACATTCGTATGACttcacttaaatgtttcatacTGAGTTCTGTGCTTTCCTGCACCCCTGCAAG TTACTACCTTGAAGAACTGGACCTATCCTCCTGTCTCCTGACTAATGACATGCTTCAGATGCTGTGGCCTGCCTTCAGACACACATACAACCTCAA TCTGCAGTTTAACACCCTTGGTCCTGAGTCCTGCAGTCTGCTGAGAGACCTACTGCTAGACCCCAGGAGTGTTATTAGATCTCTGAA ATTGTGTGACAACCCTCTTCTGGAGTCTGGAGTCCAAATCCTGGTGGAAGCCCTGCCAGAGAATCAGTCCCTGACAAACTTGTCCCTGATGCACACTGGACTGGGGGATGAGGGTGTCCTGGATCTAGCTAAGAGGCTCCAACAACACAGAAGACTCCAGGAGCTCAACGTGGCCTATAACAATATTGGAGACGACGCAGCTCTACTTCTGGTAGATGCCTGTAGAGAACATCCCAGCATTCAGACTGTACA TTTATATTTGAACCCTCTCAGTAAAGTGGCGAAGCAGTCCCTGTATGCCCGAGGTGTTCCCCGTAGCCACAGTGGCCAACGGGTCAAGGTCCTGGCTTCTGTCACTGAAGGGACAGACCTCTCTGAGAACTGGCACCCCATTCTCAGTGTTATACGAGAGAACGCCTCATCCTGGGATCAGCAGCGTGTCATACAGCAACTAAAG